Proteins from a single region of Deltaproteobacteria bacterium PRO3:
- a CDS encoding zinc-binding dehydrogenase, with product MKAVVLHRHGGPEVLEAAELPKPKIRADEVLVRVRAVALNHLDLWIRKGLPHLKLAYPHILGSDIAGEVAEVGDLVEGVALGQKVLLHPGLSCGRCEPCSEGRDNLCPRYRILGENVSGGYAEYLAVPARNLLPFPQNLDFAQAACLPLVFLTAWQMLVDKAAIRPGQWVLIHGGGSGVGSAGIQIAKLFGCRVITTAGSDAKLEKAKALGADFGVNYKNENLLEAVARVAGKQAIDVVFEHVGKALWKESLLCLKWGGVLVTCGATTGAEVTTDLRQVFFRQLRILGSTMGSRGSQFEILRQVEAGRLKPVLDRTLPLAEAREAHRLLETGEVFGKIVLIP from the coding sequence ATGAAAGCCGTCGTTCTCCATCGCCATGGCGGTCCCGAGGTCCTCGAGGCCGCCGAGCTGCCTAAGCCCAAAATCCGGGCCGACGAGGTCCTGGTCAGGGTCCGCGCGGTCGCCCTCAACCATCTCGACCTCTGGATTCGCAAAGGCTTGCCCCACCTGAAGCTCGCCTATCCCCACATCCTTGGGAGCGACATCGCCGGCGAGGTTGCCGAGGTCGGGGACTTGGTCGAGGGTGTGGCCCTGGGCCAAAAGGTCCTGCTGCACCCGGGACTGAGCTGCGGCCGCTGCGAGCCTTGCTCCGAGGGTCGCGACAACCTCTGCCCGCGCTACCGCATCCTCGGCGAGAACGTCTCCGGGGGTTATGCCGAATACCTCGCGGTGCCGGCCCGCAATCTCTTGCCCTTTCCGCAAAACCTCGACTTCGCCCAGGCGGCCTGCCTGCCCCTGGTCTTCCTCACCGCCTGGCAGATGCTGGTCGACAAGGCCGCCATCCGTCCGGGTCAATGGGTCTTGATCCACGGCGGCGGCAGCGGGGTCGGTTCGGCCGGCATCCAGATCGCCAAGCTCTTCGGCTGCCGGGTGATCACGACGGCGGGCTCGGACGCCAAGCTTGAGAAGGCCAAGGCCCTGGGCGCGGATTTCGGCGTCAATTATAAGAATGAAAACCTCCTCGAGGCCGTCGCCCGCGTCGCCGGCAAGCAGGCGATCGACGTGGTTTTCGAGCACGTCGGGAAGGCCTTGTGGAAGGAGTCGCTGTTGTGCTTGAAGTGGGGCGGCGTCCTCGTCACCTGCGGCGCGACCACGGGGGCCGAAGTGACGACCGACCTGCGCCAGGTCTTTTTCCGGCAGCTGCGGATCCTGGGTTCGACGATGGGCTCGCGCGGCAGCCAATTCGAGATCCTGCGGCAGGTCGAGGCGGGGCGGCTCAAGCCGGTGCTCGACCGGACCCTGCCGCTGGCCGAGGCGCGCGAGGCGCACCGGCTGCTGGAGACCGGCGAGGTCTTCGGCAAGATCGTTTTAATCCCTTAA